A section of the Chelmon rostratus isolate fCheRos1 chromosome 16, fCheRos1.pri, whole genome shotgun sequence genome encodes:
- the necap1 gene encoding adaptin ear-binding coat-associated protein 1, whose amino-acid sequence MAAEGEYESILCVKPDVNVYRIPPRASNRSYRAADWKLDTPDWSGRMRITAKGQVAYIKLEDKVSGELFAQAPVKEYPGIAVETVSDSSRYFVLRIQDDNGRSAFIGVGFGDRGDAFDFNVALQDHFKWVKQENEISKSAQLGDSGPKLDLGFKEGQTITLNIGQGKKRDKPRPQGSGGFGLLPPPPGGKIAPPPSSGSSNHNIVPQTGGTATGCLLDLDSSNSNTVVQPNPSSDLWGDFSAPASSVPPPSRPQDTGNWIQF is encoded by the exons ATGGCGGCCGAGGGCGAGTACGAGTCGATCCTGTGTGTGAAACCCGATGTGAACGTCTATCGCATCCCACCGCGAGCTTCAAACCGCTCGTACAG GGCAGCTGACTGGAAGCTGGATACTCCAGACTGGTCTGGTCGGATGAGGATCACAGCCAAGGGCCAGGTGGCGTACATCAAACTGGAGGACAAGGTCTCAG GGGAGCTGTTTGCTCAGGCGCCAGTTAAGGAGTATCCCGGCATTGCAGTGGAAACAGTCAGCGATTCCAGCCGATACTTTGTTCTACGGATACAGGATGACAACG GTCGCAGTGCTTTCATAGGAGTTGGCTTCGGGGACCGAGGGGACGCCTTTGACTTCAATGTGGCTTTGCAGGACCATTTCAA ATGGGTGAAACAGGAGAATGAAATCAGCAAAAGCGCCCAGCTCGGAGATTCAGGACCCAAACTGGACTTGGGTTTCAAAGAGGGGCAGACCATCACACTCAACATAGGG CAAGGTAAAAAGAGGGATAAACCCCGCCCACAAGGCTCAGGTGGGTTTGGACTCCTCCCACCACCACCTGGAGGCAAGATAGCCCCTCCTCCTTCATCAGGCTCATCCAATCACAACATAGTCCCGCAGACGGGAGGCACAGCGACAG GCTGCCTGTTGGACCTGGACAGTAGTAACTCCAACACAGTGGTTCAGCCAAACCCTAGTTCAGATCTTTGGGGAGACTTCTCTGCTCCTGCAAG